In Periplaneta americana isolate PAMFEO1 chromosome 4, P.americana_PAMFEO1_priV1, whole genome shotgun sequence, one DNA window encodes the following:
- the LOC138698370 gene encoding glutathione S-transferase-like yields the protein MAPSYKLIYFNARGKAEHIRFIFAYAGIDYEDERIPQDKWPELKRRMPFGMLPVLEIDGKLMGQSNAIARYLARQHGLAGRDEWESLQCDMLVDTLTDLKQELFQYRMEPDQFRKEEKKIILMKEKIPFYLNKFEKIVSENRGYSVGGALTWTDFVFAVSLENFELIFGKESLDRYPSLKALKEKVFNLPNIQEWLQKRPATDF from the exons ATGGCGCCGTCGTACAAGCTGATCTACTTCAACGCGCGCGGCAAGGCGGAGCACATCCGCTTCATCTTCGCGTATGCCGGCATCGACTACGAGGACGAACGCATCCCACAAGACAAATGGCCCGAGCTCAAGAGAC GGATGCCGTTCGGAATGCTGCCGGTGCTGGAGATAGATGGCAAGCTCATGGGGCAGTCCAACGCCATCGCGCGCTACCTGGCGCGGCAGCACGGCCTGGCGGGACGCGACGAGTGGGAGAGCCTGCAGTGCGACATGCTTGTCGACACACTCACCGACCTCAAGCAAG AATTGTTCCAGTACCGAATGGAACCTGACCAATTCAGAAAAGAGGAGAAGAAGATAATCCTCATGAAAGAGAAGATTCCTTTCTACCTCAACAAGTTTGAGAAAATCGTTTCAGAGAACAGAGGATATTCTGTTGGGGGAGCG CTGACGTGGACAGACTTTGTATTTGCTGTATCGTTGGAGAATTTCGAGTTGATATTCGGCAAAGAATCTTTAGATCGATATCCTTCCTTGAAGGCTCTCAAAGAGAAGGTTTTTAACTTGCCCAACATACAGGAGTGGCTGCAGAAGAGACCAGCAACGGACTTCTGA